The Halalkalicoccus sp. NIPERK01 region GCGAGACGAACCGAAGCGGGACGCCGGCGACGTCGCGCTCTGCGTCGGGATCCCGATCGCGGTCGGCCGTATAGAGCGCGCCGTAGCCGATCAGCGCGACGATCGCGACGGTAACGACCGCCTGCCAGAGCGCCATGCTGGCCGCGAGCGCCCACACCTCCTCGGTGACGACGAACGGGCCGGCGAGCAGGAAGCCGCCGACGACCTGCTGGGCGAGGTCGGAGGGTCGAAAGCGGGGGCGGCGCATACCGTGGCTCTCCGGTCGAGCCCCTCGGCCCTTTCGATCCGGGCCGGTCAGTCGTGGGGGTGGAACCGATCGATGGCCTCGCGGACCGCCTCGGTCTGCCCGAGGAACGTGACGTGATCGCCGTACTGGAGGGTGTCGTCGGCGTCGGGGACCCGGCTCTCGCCGTCGCGTCCCACGAGCGCGATCAGACACCGGTTCGGGAGGTCCTCCGCGAGCGTGGCGATGGACTTCCCGGCGAGGTCCTCGGAGGTCACCTCGATCTCCTGGACGTCGCCGCTGCGCCCGATCTCGGTCATCCAGTCCGACAGCGCGGGGCGCTCGATGGCGTTGTCGATCGCCCACGCCGTCGCGTCCGTCGAGGAGATCGTCTGCACGCCGAGTTCCTCGAGGGGGTCGACGTTCTTGGGGTCGTTCACCCGGGCGATGACGTCCTCGACGTCGAACGTCGAGCGCGCCAGTTGGGAGACCAGCAGGTTCGTGTCGTCGTCGCCCGTCGCCGCGATGACGGCCTTCGCGTTCTCGATGCCGGCGCTTCGGAGGACGTCGGTGTCGGTGCCGTCACCCTGTTTGACGGTGAAGCCCGCGGAACGCGACGATTGGAGTGTCTCCTCGTCCTCCTCGATGACGACGACGTCCTCCCCGCGTTCGACGAGGCGTTCGGCGAGCGATCGACCGACCTTGCCCGATCCGACGATGAGTACACGCATGGGTAGTATGTCGAGGCGTTCGGCGAACCACCTCGCGGGTCCGCCCTGGAGGACGACGGTGACGACGATCACCATGAAGACCGTCCCCGCGAGGATGTTCGACTGGGCGACGAGCGCCCCTCTGCCCTCCTGGGTGGCGAGGTGCTGGAGTTCGAGGGCAAAGAGCGTCGCGATCGCCGCGGGGATGATCCCCCGCGGCCCGACCGCGCTGACGAACAGTTTCTCCCGGAACGAGAGGCCGGTCCGGACCGTCGAGAGGAAGACCAGAAGCGGGCGCAACACGAGCGCCACGATGGCCACGACCGCGACCCCCGCGAGGCCCATCGACAGCAGGGTGTCGATCTCGATCAGCGCCGCCAGCGCGATGAAGATGAAGGAGAGGACGATCAGCCGGATCGTGCCCTTGAACTCCTCGATCTCCTCGCGGTAGGGGATGTCGACGTTGCCGAGGACGACCCCGGCGGTCGCGACCGCGGCGACGCCGGCCTCGGTGGCGATCGTGTTGGCGACACTGTAGGCGACCAGCGCCCCGGCGAAGGTGATCAGGCGCGCGTTCTCGGGGGCGTTCCCCGAGGAGAGGTCGACGCGCGTGAGGACGTACCAGAGGAGGCCCGCGACGAGCAGGCCGACGCCGACGCCCACCCCCAGGCGTTCGACGAAGCCGACGAGGAAGTTCCGGGGGTCGATCTGCTGGGCGGTGACGGCCTTGAAGATGACCGCCGCCAGGATCGCCGCGGTCACGTCGTTGACGATCCCCTCGGTCTCGAGGGCGGCCCCGAC contains the following coding sequences:
- a CDS encoding DUF2391 family protein, with translation MRRPRFRPSDLAQQVVGGFLLAGPFVVTEEVWALAASMALWQAVVTVAIVALIGYGALYTADRDRDPDAERDVAGVPLRFVSLMLVAFGSVALLAFVFDAPDTFDAGWSVGLRAVCIGAVFSVVGAATADSLFNG
- a CDS encoding cation:proton antiporter is translated as MSDAIPPQLLPVGVDPNLLLIVASIVAFGVLSQVLADRYRVPSVLFLILSGIVLGPKVLGIVTQSAFGGSLSTIVGLSVAIIVFEGAFHLHVDKLRQSPVAAVRLITVGSLISFLGTAAAVYYLLGADIGIALVVGALLIATGPTVITPILEIVPVRRPVGAALETEGIVNDVTAAILAAVIFKAVTAQQIDPRNFLVGFVERLGVGVGVGLLVAGLLWYVLTRVDLSSGNAPENARLITFAGALVAYSVANTIATEAGVAAVATAGVVLGNVDIPYREEIEEFKGTIRLIVLSFIFIALAALIEIDTLLSMGLAGVAVVAIVALVLRPLLVFLSTVRTGLSFREKLFVSAVGPRGIIPAAIATLFALELQHLATQEGRGALVAQSNILAGTVFMVIVVTVVLQGGPARWFAERLDILPMRVLIVGSGKVGRSLAERLVERGEDVVVIEEDEETLQSSRSAGFTVKQGDGTDTDVLRSAGIENAKAVIAATGDDDTNLLVSQLARSTFDVEDVIARVNDPKNVDPLEELGVQTISSTDATAWAIDNAIERPALSDWMTEIGRSGDVQEIEVTSEDLAGKSIATLAEDLPNRCLIALVGRDGESRVPDADDTLQYGDHVTFLGQTEAVREAIDRFHPHD